From the genome of Ovis aries strain OAR_USU_Benz2616 breed Rambouillet chromosome 5, ARS-UI_Ramb_v3.0, whole genome shotgun sequence:
TGCTCCAGATACAATTCAACTCACAAGTCTCACTCtgtgctttttttattttaagccagCACTCTGTCTCCTTCTCTCTGAGACCTCAAGCATGCCCCTGTACCCTTTAGGACCTGTGACTAATGAACCTGTTTTTTCAAGTCCCCTGATGATCGTTGATGAAGTGCTTCTTGGAATtgtcaacaaaaaaaaattaattagtgaTCAATCCAAGAACGAAATATAGAATTTTGTTCTAGCCAACCTGAGGGTTATCCACATAACCTGGGAGATAGTCTTTTGGAAAGCCCTGAGGACTTTTCCATTGGTTAGAGATCAAAGCAcagttatatttttttttccaggaaaaaaaaaaaaaagaaaaaaacatcaaaGTGACATGCTGAGAGTTTACAAAGTACAGATTGCATATATAGGGCAAGTAATGGGTCACTGTGGTTTTAACAGGGTTGTGAAAGGAATGTTTTCTCTCAAGGAGTTACCTTGcaaatttccaggagaaatttGCTCTTTATAATTGGGCAGGTATTCCTGTGTCTTCTAAGGAGGTCTGATTTATGTATAATACAGATGCACGTTGCACACAAAGGGGAGGAGGTAGTGGCCCAAATGGGCAAAGAGAGAATCctatgtttacattttttcctcatcctgccttaaaataagtttatttcatCACAGTCATAATAAGAAACCATAAAGGCCAGTCCAGCCACATAGTGTTGGCGCACGTTGGGGGAATGTCCACGGGGGCTCATCCCAATGAGTCTGGGACCAGGTGAGTGTCCCAGGCACCCCTAGATGATAGCAACTCTATCagtatgctgttgttcagttactaagtcatgtcagactctctgcgacgccacggactgcagcataccatgcaccaggcttccctgttcaccatctccaggagcttgctcaaactcttgtccgttgagtcagtgatgctattcaaccatctcatcccctgctgcctccttgtcctcctgccttcagtctttcccagcatcagggtcttttccaatgagtcagctcttcgaatcagatggccaaattattagagcttcagcttcagcatcagtccttccaatgaatatccagggttgatttcctttaggattgactggtgtgaccTCTTTGCTGttcacgggactctcaagagtcttctccagcaccacaattcaaaagcatcagttcttcatcactcagccttctttatggtccaactttcacatcaaaACAGGTATGCCTCTAAGTTAGTCTGCATTAGCGAAGAGATCCCATTTCTCTGGCTTCCTAGGTCCAAGTAGGGGAAATTTCAGCTGAAGTGACAGTCCTGGTTCTTTTCTGCACATGAAACACCCACACACTTTCTCTGACTAGTGGATTTGGAAGAAGGAGCTGAGTTTGAATGGTTCATGCCCTTTATCTCTGGCTTTTGGAGTCAGCTCGACCCCAGAGAGAGGGTGTTGCCCTAAAGGTCCAGGAGCAAATGACGAGAATGAAAACAACATGAAATCTAGTGCAATGGATCAGGGGGCCTACAGCCTCTGACTGAGGTGCAGAGTCCACTCTGAGTCCAGCTTTTATTCCTGATTGCAGACTACAAAACTTGCTTTGATCTGTCTTTCCCAAGATACTACATTGACATAGTCCAGATCTTGTTTGTACCCCAGGCTGTTCCCTTCTGGAATAGTCTCAGGAACAATCAGCAAATGTGTAGGCAGTGTTCATACCTAACGCAAACCTGGTGTTCCAAGGTCCATGCTTTCATGATCCCAGTCATACTCCCTTCTGGGTCTGGCCTTGGGGTCTGTAACAAGGCTATTATTCTAAGAAAAACATGATGAAAAAAGTGTTTTTCATCATTGTTGACATATCATCAACACAGCTTCTTGATATACGCTGTTTTTCCAGATGCTATTTCTATGAAATTTCTCAAGGCTATGAAAGTACATTATTAGAAATTCCCACTGCAAGAGAGTGTTTTGGTCAGGTTGGGACCAGGTAGCTGATATCCAGCGGAGCCTTGTGGTtgactagctgtgccatgcctgagTAGGTTGGGCACATTAAGGGGTGAAATATCAGAAAACCCACCAAGTTGCATAATGAAACCTCGTGTTCCAGTCCTGCCTTTATGGGCCATGAAGCTGATGTTAGTTCCTGTGACTGGTCTTGACCCCAGAAGTGAAACAAAGATTGATTTTTGTCGAAAGTCACAGTAATAGAATGCCAACTGAAAACTGTCGCTTGCCGTCTGATTCTATAAGAATGAAGTCACTAGCGGGAATTctgtggtggtctagtggttaggactaggTGCTTTTAGTGCGGgagccctggtttgatccctggttgaggaagatcccacaagctacattgagtaaccgaaaaaaaaaaaaaaaaaaagaataaagtcaccTGCCACTGTAGTGACTTCAACACAGCCTGGAAGAGGAGTTCAGGATCGCGATCAGGAATGAGGCGCTCTGTGCACAGAGAAAAACTTGCAGAACAGGTCTTCCAAGGGTTAGATTTTTCAGGAGATTTTCTGAGTctaatttcttgcatcttctcatatttagaaaagcactaaattacTAAGAGAGACATCTGCTCCCTGAGACTAACAAAAACCTTCTACCAAAATGTATGCTTGACTGCACTTAACTCCCTTCACTAAAATCGTAAATCTATTCACCTCCTCCCCTCTTTGAGAGCAAttcctcagagctgtctgagagaCTGTCTCCTGAGCTATAGTCCTCATTTGGTcccaaacaaaaattaaatcacaACTCTTACATTGTGCTTTTCTGTTTTAGTCAACAAGACAACATTTTAGAAGATGATAAGCCAGACTTCTTACAATGATTCTCTGGGGGGTCTAGGATTAGAAATAGATTCACCTTCTGTAATGTTAATGTAATttacaagggacttccctggcagtccagtggttaagactgcaatggttaagacttccctGCAGGGTCCACAGGTTCAACCCTGGTttgagagctaagatcccacatcccgtggggtggcaaaaaaaaaaaaaaaatatatatatatatatatatatatatatatatatttacaacatCAGGACAATTTCTGTTTAACCAGAAATGATGTTGTCAAGgcttgtatgtgtatgtatgtgctctGTGTCTCAGGTGCGTaaaactctttgcaatcctatggactatagcctgccaggctcctctgcccatggaattttccaggcaagaatactggaacagtttaccatttcctactttagCGGAGCTTCCGGACCCggagattgaacccgagtctcttatgtctcctgcactgataaTTCCCTGTGCCAGCTGGGAAACCCTATCTCCaaggcttttatttctttttatatttacttacGTACTTGGCTGCTCttggtcttagttttggcatgcaggatctttagttgcggcatgtgaaatctagttctctgaccaggaatcaaacccaggtcccctgcatttgaaaacatggagtcttagccactagacaacCACGGAAGTCCCACAAGGCTTATTTTacacttttttaaattgaattatagttgatttacagcgttgTGTTAATTCCCACTCAAAAATTCTATGTTTAAACACAAATAACCAtccataggtgaatggataacAAATTACTGTCTCTAGTcatatgatggaatactactcaggaagaaatgttttttacttattttttttctgtttgtttgttttttaggggGCAAtttgttcatgtttgggattttggtgggggttttttttgttcGTTTTTGCCAAACTGCACTGCTTCCTGGATGTTATTTCTCCCACCAGGGTTGGAAGCTGGGCCTCCTGTGGTGGAAGCGAGGATTCCTAATCACCTGATCACCCAGGAATTACTTTGAACAAATTTTTGATCCTTGAAACAAAAGGATCCTgataaatctcaaaaattttAGGCTGGGTAAAAGGAACAAGACCTCTCCtcctaaatacacacacacacacacacacacacacacacacacacacacaccccatatgaTTCTATTTCCACAAAATTCttggaaaagcaaaataatttctagtgacagaaaggagatcagtggttgcctagaggctgtgctctgcaacaagagaagccagcccaatgagaagcccaggcaccacaactagaaagtaccTCCTGCAAAGCCACAACTAAAGAAtgcctgcatgcagcaaccaagacccagcacagccaaaaataaacaaatgaataaataaaatctaaaaacaaataaataaaagacagttGTTGGAGGATGgagggaatgaaaagtgaccATTGAAATGAGGAGCCATCTGGAGACTGAAAAACAAGGCAAGCAGCTTCATATAGTCAATGGATTGATTTATTAAAGGATAACTTGCTCATGGGTTttgcaggtggtgctagcagtaaagaacctgtctaccagtgcaagagacataagggatgcaggttcaatccctaggtcgggaagatcccctggaaaagggcagggcaacccactccagtatttatgcctggaaaaatcccatggacagaggagcctggcaggttctggttcatagagtctcaaagagtcagacatgactgaagcaacttaacacactcACAACGTGCTCACAGGGTAGGATCAGGTGTATGACAACTGAGAAGAATTCATGGCCTCACTCCTCACCCCTGAGGGACCTTTGGACAATTTATAGTTAACCTAGGGTCTGGGGGAAGGTGCTGGGAAACAGAATGTACATTACTAAGTCAAGATTTATAAATGAGTAACTAGTCTCATGGGCACTGGGAATACATCAGCAGTGAAAGTTTTCATCACCATTTGGGGACTATCAGAGCATAGAGGCCAACCAATCCTAACGAGTGTTAAACAATATCTCTTAACTACAAAGCCCTTGATGACAGAGAAGTGGGTTACTGTACAGTACATTTCTGCATGGGCTCAGCAGAAGGACAGGAGGAACTATAAGGGCCCAAGATAGCGTCAGTTATGCTAACAGCCATACTACCAATGTCTCCACGTCTGTCACCTTACTATACATGATTCAACAAGCTCCAggtacattttgttttatttgtattttttagtgGAGAtgtgaagtagaaaagagtagccttattgctttgccaggcaaagggggccacagagggctAATGCCCTTAAAACTGTGTGTCCCGATGTGGAAGGGGTAGTGAGGCGTTTTTATAGTAATATTTCAAAGAGGAAggcatgatcagctcatggatattgagctgattggttggtggtgaggtaaccgggagtcaacatcatcaacTTTCTGGTTCCAACCTTCTGGGGTCTCTGTGCTTATGGAGAGCATGCAGTTACtttctcccacctggtgggggtttcattACAGTAAATCCCCTACATAGGAACCTTCAAGTTGAGAACTTTTGAAGATCCAAACATACATCTGGTTCCGGCCAGAAACCAGAACCTATGCCATCAATATCATGCGTTAATGGAACTGCAGCTTTCCCTGCATCTCccattgctgatgatccttcagctctaacTGTtttccacctcctctccctcctccagtcagtaactcatCTTGCCTGTTCACTAGATGCCAGCCTCTGTTTGCCAGCCACTGTACTGTACTCCTGAATTTTcagtaaattttcttaaattgaagagagtagggaaaaccactagaccattcaggtatgatctcaatcaaatcccttatgattatatagtggaagtgagaaatagattcaagggattagatctgagtgcctgaagaactatggatagagtcctgacattgtacaggaggccatgatcaagaccatgcccaagaaaaagaaatgcaaaaaggcaaaatggttgcctgaggaggccttacaaatagctgagaaaagaagagaagcaaaaggccaaggagaaaaggaaagacatacccatttgaatgcagaggtccaaagaatagcaaggagagtaagcctttctcagtgaacaatgcaaagaaatagaggaaaacaacagaatgggaaagactagagatctcttcaagaagataagagataccaagggaacatttcatgcaagaatgggcacaataaaggacagaaatggtagggacctaacagaagcagaagatattaagaagaggtggcaagaatacacagaagaactgtaaaaaaaagatcttcacgacccagataaccacaatgatgtgaccactcaccttgagccagacatcctggaatgcaaagtcaagtgggccttaggaagcatcactatgaacaaagctagtggaggtgatggaattccagttgagctatttcaaatcctaaaagatgatactttgaaagtgctgcacttaatatgccaagaaatttgggaaactcaccagtggccacagaactggaaaaggtcagttttcattccaatcccaaagaaaggcaatgccaaagaatgctcaaactaccgcacaattgcagttatttcacatgctagcaaagcaatgctcaaaattctccaagccaggcttaaataGTACacgaattgtgaacttccagatgttcaagctggatttagaaaaggcagagatcaaactgtcaacatctgttgaatcatagaaaaagcaaaagaattccagaaaaatagctacttctgctttattgattacaccgaagcctttgactgtgtagatcacagcaaactgtggaaaattcttcaagagatgggaataccagaccacatcacctgccttctgagaaatctgtatgcagttcaaggggcaaatgttagaactggacataaaacaatggactggttccaaactgggaaaggagtacgtcaaggctgtatattgtcaccctgcttatttaacttatatgcagagtacattatgcaaaatgctgggctggatgaagcacaagctggaatcaagattgcagggagaaatatcagtaacctcagatatgtagatgacaccactcttatggaagaaagtgaagaggaactaaaaagcctcttgatgaaagtgaaagaggagactgaaatagctggtttaaaactcagcattcagaaagctaagatcatggcatccagtcccatcacttcatggcaaatagatggtgaaacaatggaaacagtggcagactttattttcttgggctccaaaatcactgcagaaggtgactgcagccattaaattaaaagacacttattccttgaaagaaaagctatgaccaacatagacagcatataaatagcagagacattactttgccaacaaagggccatctagtcaaggctatggtttttccagtcatcatgtatggatgtgagagttagactattaAGAAAACTTAgctccaaagaattaatgcttttgaactgtggtgttgaagaagattcttgagagtcccttggactgcaaggagatccaaccagtccatcctaaaggagatcagtcctgaatattcattggaagaactgatgctgcagCTTAAGCTCtaataatactttggccacctgatatgaagaactgactcattggaaaagaccctgaggctgagaaagattgaaggcaggagaagaaggggacaacagagaatgagatggttggatggtatcatcaactcgaaggacatgaatttgagcaagttccgggagatggtgaaggacagggaagcctggtgtgctgcagtccatggggttgcaaagagttggacatgactgagtgactgaactgaactggactttcaaggtactgtactataagatttaaaatgttttccatatttttgtgtcttttttatgcattatttgtgtgaaaattattatCAACCTGTTACAGTATAGTACTATACAGTAATTGTGTTACTTGAATACCTAGGCTAACAAATTGGACTTGTGAACATGCTCTTAGAACaaaactcattcatatgtagggaCTTATAGTATCTAAAAAACAGCTCGAAGATAATGTTATTGCTTGAGGGGAGAACCAGGACTCCTGCCCCAAGGCTTCACTACGGTCCAGgtacattttatttatagatttttggttgtgctgggtctttgttgctgcactcgggctttctctagctgtgatgaTGGGGGCGCTACTCTttgttggggtgcatgggctcctcattgccatggcttctcttgctctggagcacaggctctaggcatgcaggcctcagtagttgcaggacgcaggctcagtagttgtgcacagGTGTAGTTGCTCCATGGCAAGAGGAATcctcccgaccagggatcgaacctgtgtcccctgcattggcaggtggattcttatcctctgtgccacccgggaagccccagataCACTTTAAAACAGAGGACAGCCTCAACCCCCAGCTCCTTATCTAGGAAAAGGCACTGGTTAAGGATGGGGAGATCCCAAATGGGGAGGAGCTCTGTCTGATGTCCCACAACTCCACCAACCTTCAGAGCTAAACTCGAGGAAGGCACCACTAAGATAGAATGAGTCCCCCACTAGGTGAgccaggggaaaaaagaacaccTCTAACTAGTGGTGTGCTGCAGCCAGTTCATGCCAGTGTAGGGGAGGTGATTGCTAAATTTTCAAGAATTTCTTGAGCCAAGTTGTTAAACTGTGGGTATCTTGAAACCAGCCATGGTAGAGAGTTTTACACCACAAAAATCTGCAGGTGCTACAACCACTGCGAATGAGGACTtcctccaccaccacctgctAACACCAGCCAGTAAACATTTCTGGGCACACCACTGCCTCCAACTCCGTATCTGTTGCTCCATTCCCACTGGAAAAGTAGGAAAGGAGCTGTTCCAGGTTGAATGtcagtaggaaatgacaacacactccagtattcttgcctgggaaatccctcgaacagaggagcctggcaggctccagttcatggggttgcagagtcagacacgacttagtgattaaacaacaacactCCATCTCCAGGGAGACCAGCAGAGGCCAGGACAGGGCTTCTGTTGATCTCTCCATCACACCCCCTCTCCCAACAGTATATTCCAGATCTCCAAACACCCTCTACCAAGGTGACAGATCCCTTGGTCATTTCCCTTCCTGAGATGTTCCCAGGGCCCATGCCCCAGCCTGGATCAACCTGGTCCCCTAGATGCCTTGGGCAGGAGCTGCTAGATTTGGTCCTGGTGTGGGACAAGTAGACACTAACTATGGCCACATCAGGGGAGCAGTCACACCCTAGTCTACATGTGGTCAGATGGGAAGGAATTTTCATTGGCTGCCCCAgcaggaaaagaataaaacatctgGTTCCTCTCTGATAGGTGAACTTGCAAAAAAGAACCAAGGGTCCCCAGCTCAaccccctttcctctctcctgcctctgccCACCACAGAGCAGGCAcactgaactggcaggcaggtggTGAGCCTGCAAAGCCACACACACCCTCCTAACCCAGCTCCGATCAGAAGTAACACTCATGGATAAAAAACACAGTCCTAGGGACTTcacttggtccagtggttaggactccatccttccactgctgggggcacaggtttgatccctggtcagggaactaagatctcacaagctgtgaGATGtggccagaaaacaaaacaaaaaacccaccaaggtcctattgcatagcacagggaactatattcaatgtgtcctaagctgcttcagtcatatccgattctggggccctatggactgtcgcccaccagcctcctctgtccatgggattctccaggcaagaatactggagtgggttgccatgccctcctccgcaagatcttcccgtcccagggatcaaacccatgtctcttatgtctcttgcattggcaggtagattctttaccactgagccacctggaagtccactctattcaatattctgggataaaccatcatggaaaaacatatataaaagaatatatagggattcccctggtggtccagtggttaagacatcctGCTTCTGAGCTAAAGCTTAGGGCCCTTTAAAGAGGAGTCCAATACTCTTGCTCATGCTTTCCTTAAGCCTTGTGCAACAATGTATCTTGCCTGAGAACTGGCCTTTCTTTAGGTCTGGAACTAATGGCTACACAATGTCTTACtcatggaaatgcttttcttagacTCTATGAATAATTATAATTGTAACAAATCTTGCCTGGGAACCTGTTTCTCAAGACTTGTAGCCCTGATGACACAGCAACAGTATATCTCCACCAGAGACACTGACCCGGATCATTCCCCCTGGCTAATCTTGTGCCAAAGTTATAACATGATGTATGCCTTGGGAAAGGGTATGGTGGAACTTTTACAAACCTTcaggtattatttttatttaactagCTAGCAGAAGAGTATATATGCCCTGCCCAAACTAGCAAGCCAGGTATTCTCCTgaccccttctgatgtctatatcagaagctttctctgtcacTTGCACTTCAAATAAAAATctacacaaagctctgagtgactgaaacTGTCTTTGGAGTTAAATCTTCTCCTTTGGGGACCACAAATCCGGCAACACCATTCACTGTAAGCTTctttcacttccactgcagggggcacaggtttgatccctggttgggaaactaagatcacacatgctgtgttattaaaaaaaaaaaaaagatatgcatatatatatatatatatatatgtataactgagtcatgagtcactttgctctatggcagaaatgaacacatcgtaaatcaactctactttaaaaaaaaaaaaaccacctcattTCAAGGGTAGGCACTTAGGATCGCTATCTGTCTGCCACCTGTATCTTTCAAGTGGTTCAGACTCAAAAGACAGGAAAACGAATTGCTACTTACTGAACCCCTAAAACCAAAGCCACCTGAGGCCCTTCCAACGTCTCCCCATCATGTCTGATTTCACTATTGTTCACCCCTTGTTCCCTTGGCCACTTGGACCTTCTTCCCATCCTCAGAAAATGCCAAGCTCATTATTTCCATCTTAGGTCTttgctttttctgtctttcctagTGCTCCCCAGGGCTGGTTCCTCATTGCCTCCCAGGTTTCCCCTCAGAGAAGCCCACCCTGCCCACCCAACCAAACACATGTGCGTCCATCACATGGCCCTAGTTTATTGGCTCAGAGTCTCTAAAACTATTCCATGCATATGTTCACCTGTTGATCACCCTGCCTTCTTCCTTGTGTGTGTTTCATTCATTGCTGTGGTCCCAGTGCCTAGAATAGTCCCTGCAAAATAGCTTGAGacacatttgttgaataaataaaccaaacgcttaaaaaaaaatttatttgtcttTAATAGCAAAATTACACTATGGAAAATTGGGAAAATCCAGAATACAAAATACAGAAAGGACAGCTTCGGATCTTTATTAACATTTTGCTCATCAAGCATGAACTGTACCCGCCCTCCTTTCCGTGTCTCCCGTGTGCATGTAAGTCTGTCAGTGGCGTGTCAATGTTACCAGTGGTGTGTCTGCGTGTCAATGACATGTTAGTGTGCAGGTGTGCATGCATAGATAGCCTTTCTAGGCGTCCTAAGGGGTCTCGGCCCCTCAGGTCTCCCTAAGTCCTAATCTGCCCTTCCGCATCATCCTGTTCCTGAGAACAGCTCTTCATGGAGGACCTTTGGTGGGCCCGGAGGTGGTAAACATTAAGGCTCTGTAACGTAACCATGAGGTAGCTGTGGTCTTCTTCATCTCCAGATGTGAGGATAGGGCCTCTGAGGGGCTGGCTCATGTTACAGAGGCCATACAGCTGGTGAACCACGATTCCAATGACCTGAAGACGCCAAGGCCTGGGTTCTCTCTACCTGTGGCCTTCAGGCCTCTCCAACCTGATTACCTGCCTACTGGCAAGGTGCTGCTCAGAGGGTCCAGATCTCATTAATGAAAGCTAAGAGggggatccctgggtcagaggtAGGGGATGCAGTCACATCCACCAGTCCATGGACTCTTTGGGCAAGGCCCTGACAATGACCATACAGTGGGGTAGCCCCTTAGACAGGATCCTCTCCGCCTCCtgaccttcccagcccagcccctgcagCTCAAGGACCCTGAGCTTGGGCATGGTGAGGCAGGAGGTGAGGATCTCCTGCGGAGAAGGCATTTCTGGGGTGACAAGTGGCCCCAGCAGGCACAGACTCTCCAGGGCTGGCATGCCCTCCAGGACAGACAGGCCAGGGGCCGAGAGGCCCCGAACAGTCAGCCGTATCTTCCGCACGTCTCGGAGGTGGCGGCTGATGGCCAGGAGGGTGCTGTCGGCCGAGAGGGTACAGCCCAGCACCTCCAGCCTCTGCAGGTAGTTCAGCTCCTGCAGGCCCATATCCAGCCCGGTCTCAGTCACCCGGTAGGTGCCACCCAGCACTAGCGAGCGCAGGGCACGGAAACGTGTGAGGCCCTGCAGGTGCTCATCACGGAAGGCGGGGACACGGTCCAGCACGATGCACTCGAGCAGGGGTAGCACCGTGGGGTCCTGCTCTTTATGGAGCCAGGCCATGGAGATCTCACAGCTATGCAGCTCCAGGGTCCTCAGGGTGCAGGGCAGGCTGGTGATGGGCACCATGCTCAGGTTGGCCACATGCAGGCAGAGGCGCTTGAGGTTGGGGCACTTCTGACCCAGGGCCCTCATCAGGGCAGGGGACAGCTGGGGAGCCTGGGAGCCTGAGAACAGGTAGCCGCCCATCCGCAGGGAATGGAGCCTGGATGCCATGTACCGGCGGAGGAGGTGCCACATGACTTTGGGCCGCATCTGTAAGAGCCAGAGATGGGAGGGTGTCTGGACCAGAGATACGGGGCATCTTCCAGGGACCCCACCCGCCTGGAGACAGAAAAGCCCCGGCTGGGGTTCTGAGGCTTCCTGGG
Proteins encoded in this window:
- the FBXL12 gene encoding F-box/LRR-repeat protein 12 isoform X3, translating into MRPKVMWHLLRRYMASRLHSLRMGGYLFSGSQAPQLSPALMRALGQKCPNLKRLCLHVANLSMVPITSLPCTLRTLELHSCEISMAWLHKEQDPTVLPLLECIVLDRVPAFRDEHLQGLTRFRALRSLVLGGTYRVTETGLDMGLQELNYLQRLEVLGCTLSADSTLLAISRHLRDVRKIRLTVRGLSAPGLSVLEGMPALESLCLLGPLVTPEMPSPQEILTSCLTMPKLRVLELQGLGWEGQEAERILSKGLPHCMVIVRALPKESMDWWM
- the FBXL12 gene encoding F-box/LRR-repeat protein 12 isoform X1; its protein translation is MATFADLPDSVLLEIFSYLQVRDRIRISRVCHHWKKLVDDRWLWRHVDLTLYTMRPKVMWHLLRRYMASRLHSLRMGGYLFSGSQAPQLSPALMRALGQKCPNLKRLCLHVANLSMVPITSLPCTLRTLELHSCEISMAWLHKEQDPTVLPLLECIVLDRVPAFRDEHLQGLTRFRALRSLVLGGTYRVTETGLDMGLQELNYLQRLEVLGCTLSADSTLLAISRHLRDVRKIRLTVRGLSAPGLSVLEGMPALESLCLLGPLVTPEMPSPQEILTSCLTMPKLRVLELQGLGWEGQEAERILSKGLPHCMVIVRALPKESMDWWM
- the FBXL12 gene encoding F-box/LRR-repeat protein 12 isoform X2 gives rise to the protein MRVWPGRPGPRSGWSDFEDHASNPVFRARLSRMRPKVMWHLLRRYMASRLHSLRMGGYLFSGSQAPQLSPALMRALGQKCPNLKRLCLHVANLSMVPITSLPCTLRTLELHSCEISMAWLHKEQDPTVLPLLECIVLDRVPAFRDEHLQGLTRFRALRSLVLGGTYRVTETGLDMGLQELNYLQRLEVLGCTLSADSTLLAISRHLRDVRKIRLTVRGLSAPGLSVLEGMPALESLCLLGPLVTPEMPSPQEILTSCLTMPKLRVLELQGLGWEGQEAERILSKGLPHCMVIVRALPKESMDWWM